Below is a window of Anaerobacillus alkaliphilus DNA.
TATTGTTGAACAAGCAAAAGCACAGACCTCTGGCTTAGGTAAACGAGTTCGTTTATCAATGAGTCATACTTCTGGTAAAATTGAAATATTGGCTATTGAAGATGGCAAAGCCTACTTAAAGTATCATCAATCTCGTGATAAAGAATATGGAAAGTTCATGGTGCTAGATTGTCCTAAAGATGCTGCATGGTTTGATGATCTACCTGGTAGCGAGAAACATTGGAAGCAACCTGAAAAGAAAACTGATAAAGTTGTCTCTGCAAACGACTATATACAAGATAAAGAGAAAGAACTTATAGAGCAATAACAGAGAAAGCGGAACACTCAGTTGCTAATTGCATTTGAGTGTTCCGCTTTTTAAAACCTTATGTTTAGTACATATTTTTGCTGTTATTATTGTTCCAATTAATTTGTATTTCTTCTAAATCATCGTCAAAGTCAGTCATTCTTGTATTTTCAGGCACTAAATCTCCCATATGCTGTGGCATCATACCTGGTTGTTGCTCTCCCATATGCTGTGGCATCATCCCTGGTTGTTGCATTCCCATGTGCTGTGGCATCATACCTGGTTGTTGCATTCCCATATGCTGTGGCATCATACCTGGTTGTTGCTCTCCCATATGCTGTGGCATCATCCATGGTTGTTGCATTCCCATGTGCTGTGGCATCATACCTGGTTGTTGCATTCCCATATGCTGTGGCATCATACCTGGTTGTTGCATTCCCATATGCTGTGGCATCATACCTGGTTGTTGCATTCCCATATGCTGTGGCATCATACCTGGTTGTTGCATTCCCATGTGCTGTGGCATCATACCTGGTTGTTGCATTCCCATATGCTGTGGCATCATACCTGGTTGTTGCATTCCCATGTGCTGTGGCATCATCCCTGGTTGTTGCATTCCCATATGTTGTGGCATCATCCCTGGTTGTGGCATTCCCATATGTTGTGGCATCATATCTTGTTGTTGCATCCCCATATGTTGTGGCATCATATCTTGTTGTTGCATCCCCATATATTGTGACATCATGCCTGGTGTTGGTTTACTGCTGTTACATCCGCAAGACATTCTTTTACCCCTTCCCGTTTTGAACTAGGTACTAGTTGACACTATCAATCTTATGAATTAGTTGAATGTCTTGTGCTAAAACTTAGCTAATTCGTTGAATTTAGGCTTATTACCCATACTTCCTAAATAACCTCCTCAACATAAGCTAGCACAATTAAGACATTGCTTCTTCAATCGTGAAGATATCAAATGTTATGCAATAAGCAAAGATCTTATGAACGAAAGCAGTTCATTTTATTTTGTTTCTCTCTTATTTATACTTATGGGTAGCACTTTTTTAGGACCTAACATATATTGCAGTATGTTGATATGAAAAGAGTGGTTGTTATGGGTGCAATAATACCTCATGAGTTTATTACGCGAAACGGAAATAGAGTAATTCTTCGTACAGGTAGCCCAAGGGACGCAGGTGCCATTGTAAAATTAAGTTATGATGTAATAAAAGAAAATGATACGTTAATCACTACCGTTGAAGAATTTACAGTTACCGAAGAACAGCAAAGAGAATTTATATTTTTTTATAATGAGGACCCTTCTAACTTAATAATTGTTGCTGAGCACAATCAGAACATAATTGGCTTGCTAACATTTCAACGAGGGATGTTTCAAAAATATGCTCATCATGGAACAGTAGGAATGATTGTCAATAAAAATTGGCGTGGAAACGGGATTGGTAAAGCACTTCTTACAACTCTAATTCATTGGGCCGAATTTCATCCTCTGTTAGAGAAGCTTTGCCTAGAAGTATTAGCTTCTAACAATCATGCCATTGCATTATACAAATCAGTTGGTTTTATTGAAGAAGGACGGCAAAGAAACCAAGTGAAAACCTTCGATGGAAGTTATGATGACATCGTCCTCATGGGTAAACTATTGGATAGGTCTATGTACTTTTAATTTTAACTATGTAAAAATCCCTTGACCATTTTTTGAACAAGGGATTTTACTGTTACTATTTTATTCTTTAACCACTACCGCTGTTCCATAGGCAACAATCTCAGCAGCTCCATTCATTACACTTGATGTTTGCAAGCGCATAGCGACAATTGCATTTGCTCCCATTCCTTCAGCATCTTTTACCATTCTACTTATGGCAACCTTTCTTGCTTTATCCATCATATCAGAGTATTCTTTGATTTCTCCACCAACAATATTTTTTAAGCCGGCTAACAGGTCACTACCAATATGCTTTGCTTGGATAGTACTACCTTTTACAAACCCCTTATAAGCAATAACCTCTTTTCCTGGAATACTCTCAGTAGTTGCGATAATCATCATCATCTTCCTCTCTTTTTTCTTTTATTCTTTCCACGACTATTAATACAATTACTAGGATGAAACATAAAACATTAAAAGCTATTAAGTATAATGCAGTGACTACGTCGATAAAGAAATATACGATAGCAGCTAGTTGGAACAAAACAGATAAAACTAACAAGATTGATTTTAAAATTTTCATTATGAATTCCAACTCCATAATTTTACTCATAGTAGTATTTCCATTTAGATACTTGAAACCCTTCTATTTTTTTTGTTTTTTCTTTGACTGTTAACACCTTCCATTCATGGTTATGATGATAATGTATTAATATATATGTTTTTTATGTTAAAATACGATAGTCTTACTATACTGGAATTGAGGGATTTATCTTTGAAAATACTATTAACTACCTTAAATGCAAAATATATCCACACTGCCCTTTCACTTCGACTGCTTAAAGCCTATACAGAAGCAGATTATGATGTTGAAATAAAAGAATATACGATCAAAGATCCAACATTAAATATTGTTACAGACCTATATAGCAGAAACGTAGATGTTATTGGGTTTAGTTGTTACATTTGGAACATTGAAGAAACGATTGAAGTAGTAAAGATGTTAAAAAAGGTAAAGCCAGAGATAAAAATTATCTTTGGTGGTCCTGAGGTATCGTTTGATGTTTCCGATTGGTTACAACGTGTACCCGAAGTTGATTTTATTGTGTTTAAAGAAGGTGAAGAAACTTTTAAACATTTACTAGATGAAATGACTGGTTCAGGTAAATACCATCTTGTCTTTGGTGCCGGGTACCGAAAGGGTGACGAAATTATCGTTAATCCTCAAAGACCCAATATAAAATTAAATACGATCCCAACACCATATAGGTTTCAAGAAGACAAAGAAGATTTAAGTAAACGAATTGTCTACTTTGAAACAAGTCGTGGTTGTCCCTTTAGTTGTTCATTCTGCTTATCTTCTGTAGAAGTGGGAGTTCGTTATTACGATATTGAAAGAGTCAAAGCTGATTTACTTTATCTCATTGAAAGCGGAGCAAAATTAATTAAATTTATTGACCGGACTTTTAATATTAGAAGAAATTACGCTCTCGAAATTTTTCAATTCTTAATTGATAATCATCAAGGCTGTGTCTTTCAGTTTGAGATAACCGCTGATATTATGAGACCTGAAGTGCTTGATTTCTTAAATACTCATGCACCTCCTGGTATTTTCCGTTTCGAGATTGGTGTCCAATCAACAAATGACGCTACTAACATCCTAGTAGAACGGAAACAAAATTTTGAAAAGCTTTCAAGAACTGTTCGAATGGTAAAAGAAGGTGGAAAAATTGACCAACATTTAGACCTAATTGCTGGTCTTCCTGAAGAAGATTATAACTCTTTTAAGAAAACGTTTAACGATGTATTTGAAATGAGGCCAGAAGAACTGCAGTTAGGGTTCTTAAAAATGCTTCGTGGAACAGGGTTACGAAACCAAGCTGAAAAATATGGGTATGTTTACATGGACCACTCACCATATGAAATCTTGAAAAATGATATCTTATCCTTTTCTGAAATTATTAGAATTAAACGCGTGGAGGATATACTAGAAAAATATTGGAATGCTCATCGAATGGACAATACAATTGAGTATTTGATTGAAAACGAATTTGAAACTGCATTCGACTTTTTCCAAGAATTCGGCGATTTTTGGGACGAGCAAGGCTGGGGCAAAATTGGTCACCAATTGGAAGATTTATATATCCGGCTATTGGCCTTTCTACAAACTAGAACAGTTGTTAACCTTGAAGTTGTTAAAGGATTGATGATTTACGACTTCTTCTTACATCATAAGCATAAACCGCGTAAAACGTGGTGGGACTTCACATTAACGAAAGAACAGCAAACAAAGTTGTTTGAATATGCTATTGAAAATCAACAAGTAATGCCTGAAGAATTCCTAGCATTGCAATTCTCTATTAAAGATCTTTTTAAGCATACAATGATTGAGGTTATCCCATTTGACCTAGACCGTTATTTAGCAACAAATGAAGTAATAAATGAACCTTCTCTATTAATTTCTTACTTTGATCCGAAAGAGCATATAAGTCGTCCGTTTGTTTTAAGAAATATTAATCGCGTTTTAGTTGTTTAGAACAGGTCATTATAGACCTGTTCTTTTTTTTTGTGATTTGTGATAAAGTTATCTAGAGGTGAATTATGGAAAAAATAGCATATCTCTTTATCATCATTGGTGCTGCTCTTTGGGGGACAATCGGGATATTCGTACAGAAACTATATGAGTATGGATTAACACCGATACAGGTAGTTACTGTCAGAGTTACATTCGCTGCCATCATCTTACTATTAGCGTTACTCATTAAAAATCCATCTTTATTAAAAATTGAAAAGCGTGATTTTAAATATTTTATTGGGACAGGAATTTTTTCGATTGTTTTTTTTAACTGGTGCTTTTTTACGGCTATTCAAGAAGTATCTCTTTCAGTAGCTGCAGTCTTACTCTATACCGGGCCTGCATTTGTAACAATCCTATCAAGATTTTTATTTAAGGAATGGCTCACAAATCGTAAATTATTAGCTTTACTTCTCACATTATTTGGATGTGTCCTTGTCATCGGACTATTTCCTTTAGAACAAACACAACTTAGTTTATTTGGGATTTTAGTTGGTTTAGGTTCAGGACTTGGTTATGCGCTTTATAGCATTTTTGGTAAATATGCATTAGCAAAATATGACTCCCAAACAGTTACAACCTACACATTTATTTTTGCAACGATTGCTTTACTACCAACGAGCGGTCTATGGAAAGTCGAAAATATAGCTTCAACAATGCCAATCTGGGGTTATGGCTTTAGTTTAGGACTTTTTCCAACAGTTTTAGCTTACTTACTTTATACCAAAGGGCTAGAAAAAGTGGAAACTAGCAGAGCCTCAATCACCGCAACAATTGAACCTGTTGTTGCAGCTTGCATAGGCATTTTCATGTTTGGTGACTTTTTAACAAGTTGGCAATTTATTGGAATTCTTTGCATTTTAGCAGCAGTCTTTTTTGTTCAAGAAAAACAAAAGCTACCAATTAGTATTGAAGCAAAAAGGTACCATGCCTAGGAGAGTACTGCAAACTTTGCAGTACTCTCCCTAGATGGTACCTTTTTACTTGCGTCATTCAGTTGATTTCTTCATAATACTTTCGTAACTGCGTAATTCTCTCAACCATAGGTGGATGTGTATAGCGAAAGAATTTCACGATTGCTGGTGGATTAACATCAG
It encodes the following:
- a CDS encoding GNAT family N-acetyltransferase, giving the protein MGAIIPHEFITRNGNRVILRTGSPRDAGAIVKLSYDVIKENDTLITTVEEFTVTEEQQREFIFFYNEDPSNLIIVAEHNQNIIGLLTFQRGMFQKYAHHGTVGMIVNKNWRGNGIGKALLTTLIHWAEFHPLLEKLCLEVLASNNHAIALYKSVGFIEEGRQRNQVKTFDGSYDDIVLMGKLLDRSMYF
- a CDS encoding DMT family transporter; this encodes MEKIAYLFIIIGAALWGTIGIFVQKLYEYGLTPIQVVTVRVTFAAIILLLALLIKNPSLLKIEKRDFKYFIGTGIFSIVFFNWCFFTAIQEVSLSVAAVLLYTGPAFVTILSRFLFKEWLTNRKLLALLLTLFGCVLVIGLFPLEQTQLSLFGILVGLGSGLGYALYSIFGKYALAKYDSQTVTTYTFIFATIALLPTSGLWKVENIASTMPIWGYGFSLGLFPTVLAYLLYTKGLEKVETSRASITATIEPVVAACIGIFMFGDFLTSWQFIGILCILAAVFFVQEKQKLPISIEAKRYHA
- a CDS encoding B12-binding domain-containing radical SAM protein, with protein sequence MKILLTTLNAKYIHTALSLRLLKAYTEADYDVEIKEYTIKDPTLNIVTDLYSRNVDVIGFSCYIWNIEETIEVVKMLKKVKPEIKIIFGGPEVSFDVSDWLQRVPEVDFIVFKEGEETFKHLLDEMTGSGKYHLVFGAGYRKGDEIIVNPQRPNIKLNTIPTPYRFQEDKEDLSKRIVYFETSRGCPFSCSFCLSSVEVGVRYYDIERVKADLLYLIESGAKLIKFIDRTFNIRRNYALEIFQFLIDNHQGCVFQFEITADIMRPEVLDFLNTHAPPGIFRFEIGVQSTNDATNILVERKQNFEKLSRTVRMVKEGGKIDQHLDLIAGLPEEDYNSFKKTFNDVFEMRPEELQLGFLKMLRGTGLRNQAEKYGYVYMDHSPYEILKNDILSFSEIIRIKRVEDILEKYWNAHRMDNTIEYLIENEFETAFDFFQEFGDFWDEQGWGKIGHQLEDLYIRLLAFLQTRTVVNLEVVKGLMIYDFFLHHKHKPRKTWWDFTLTKEQQTKLFEYAIENQQVMPEEFLALQFSIKDLFKHTMIEVIPFDLDRYLATNEVINEPSLLISYFDPKEHISRPFVLRNINRVLVV
- a CDS encoding YbjQ family protein — translated: MIIATTESIPGKEVIAYKGFVKGSTIQAKHIGSDLLAGLKNIVGGEIKEYSDMMDKARKVAISRMVKDAEGMGANAIVAMRLQTSSVMNGAAEIVAYGTAVVVKE